A region of Paenimyroides aestuarii DNA encodes the following proteins:
- the accC gene encoding acetyl-CoA carboxylase biotin carboxylase subunit: MRKILVANRGEIALRVMKTAKKMGIKTVAVYSVADRQSPHVKFADEAVCIGEAPSNQSYLLGDKIIEVCKELNVDGIHPGYGFLSENAKFAELAEKNGITFIGPKSHAIEVMGDKLAAKDTVKAYDIPMVPGLDHAITDIDEAKKVAKEVGFPILIKASAGGGGKGMRIVEKEADFESQMQRAISEATSAFGDGSVFIEKYVGSPRHIEIQIMADTHGNVVYLFERECSVQRRHQKVVEEAPSAVLTPEIRKAMGEAAVKVAKSCDYVGAGTVEFLLDENKNFYFLEMNTRLQVEHPVTELITGIDLVEMQIRVARGEVLPIKQEDLQIKGHALELRVYAEDPLNDFLPSVGNLSTYILPEGEGVRVDNGFEQGMDVPIYYDPMLSKLITYGKDRNEAIQLMLQAIQDYKIEGVSTTLPFGTFVCKHDAFVSGDFDTNFVKKYYSPEIIKESQAKEAEVAALIALKQYFTDQKVLRVPTKL, translated from the coding sequence ATGAGAAAAATATTAGTTGCAAACCGCGGTGAAATTGCACTGCGTGTCATGAAAACAGCCAAAAAAATGGGCATTAAAACCGTAGCTGTATATTCGGTTGCCGATCGCCAGTCACCCCATGTAAAATTTGCCGACGAAGCCGTTTGTATAGGTGAAGCACCATCAAACCAATCGTATCTTTTGGGTGATAAAATCATCGAAGTATGTAAAGAGTTGAACGTGGACGGAATTCATCCAGGATACGGATTTTTATCAGAAAACGCAAAATTTGCCGAATTGGCAGAGAAAAACGGCATCACATTTATCGGTCCAAAATCGCATGCCATTGAAGTGATGGGCGATAAATTGGCAGCAAAAGATACCGTAAAAGCCTACGATATTCCGATGGTTCCTGGACTAGACCACGCCATTACTGATATCGACGAAGCCAAGAAAGTAGCCAAAGAAGTAGGTTTTCCTATTTTGATTAAAGCATCTGCCGGTGGTGGTGGAAAAGGAATGCGAATAGTTGAAAAAGAAGCCGATTTTGAATCGCAAATGCAACGTGCTATTTCCGAAGCAACCTCAGCTTTTGGTGATGGATCTGTTTTTATTGAAAAATATGTAGGTTCGCCGCGTCATATCGAAATTCAAATCATGGCAGATACCCACGGAAACGTAGTGTATTTGTTCGAACGTGAATGCTCGGTACAGCGTCGCCACCAAAAAGTGGTTGAGGAAGCACCATCTGCTGTTTTAACGCCCGAAATTCGCAAAGCAATGGGCGAAGCTGCTGTAAAAGTGGCAAAATCGTGTGATTATGTGGGCGCAGGAACGGTTGAGTTTTTATTAGACGAAAACAAAAATTTCTACTTTTTAGAAATGAATACGCGTTTGCAGGTAGAGCATCCAGTTACCGAATTAATCACAGGAATCGATTTAGTAGAAATGCAAATTCGTGTGGCTCGTGGTGAAGTACTTCCTATCAAACAAGAAGATTTACAAATAAAAGGTCATGCACTGGAATTGCGGGTATATGCCGAAGATCCTTTGAATGATTTCTTACCATCTGTAGGGAATTTATCGACTTATATTTTACCGGAAGGCGAAGGTGTACGTGTGGACAACGGTTTTGAACAAGGTATGGATGTGCCGATTTATTACGACCCAATGCTTTCAAAACTAATTACTTACGGAAAAGATCGTAACGAAGCCATACAGTTGATGCTACAAGCCATTCAAGATTACAAAATTGAAGGTGTGAGCACCACTTTGCCATTTGGAACATTTGTTTGTAAGCACGATGCTTTTGTTTCGGGCGATTTTGATACCAATTTCGTGAAGAAATATTACAGCCCCGAAATCATCAAAGAAAGCCAAGCGAAAGAAGCCGAAGTTGCAGCTTTAATAGCTTTGAAACAATATTTCACAGACCAAAAAGTTTTGAGAGTACCAACGAAATTGTAG
- a CDS encoding tryptophan 2,3-dioxygenase family protein: MEISTERLQKIQDLEEKFSNINQKLDTHLEGMKWQKPITYWDYIQTDALLNLQIQRSTLPDEMVFIMYHQVNELLFKMILWEMEQVCFAENLTTTFFTDRLGRISRYFDMLTTSFTIMRDGMDTDQYLKFRNTLTPASGFQSAQYRLIEFASTDLINLIDARYRDTIDRNTPYEHALEHMYWQAAGKDYKTGQKSYLINEFEKKYKKEFIDFMEKYNTANLWQTFKQLPLEDQQNEELREAMRHYDKTVNITWVMGHFNAAKKYIESEAGPQEATGGSDWKKYMLPQYQRRIFFPELWSEEELANWGKDAL, from the coding sequence ATGGAAATTTCAACCGAACGCCTGCAAAAAATTCAAGATTTAGAAGAAAAATTCAGCAACATCAACCAAAAATTAGACACCCATTTAGAAGGCATGAAATGGCAAAAGCCAATCACCTACTGGGATTATATTCAAACCGATGCCTTGCTGAATTTGCAAATTCAAAGATCTACCCTACCCGATGAAATGGTTTTTATCATGTATCATCAGGTAAATGAATTATTGTTCAAAATGATTCTTTGGGAAATGGAGCAGGTTTGTTTCGCGGAAAATTTAACAACTACTTTTTTTACAGACCGCTTGGGAAGAATTTCGCGTTATTTTGATATGCTCACCACATCTTTCACCATTATGCGCGATGGTATGGATACCGATCAGTATCTTAAATTCCGCAACACCTTAACCCCTGCCAGTGGCTTTCAAAGTGCACAATACCGACTTATAGAGTTTGCTTCAACCGATTTGATTAATTTAATTGATGCCCGTTACCGCGATACAATCGACCGAAACACGCCTTATGAGCATGCCCTAGAGCACATGTACTGGCAAGCAGCTGGAAAAGATTACAAAACCGGTCAAAAGTCATACCTTATCAATGAATTCGAAAAAAAATATAAAAAGGAATTTATTGATTTCATGGAAAAATACAACACTGCAAACTTGTGGCAAACGTTTAAACAACTTCCTTTGGAAGATCAACAAAACGAAGAATTGCGAGAAGCCATGCGCCATTACGACAAAACGGTGAACATCACTTGGGTAATGGGACACTTTAATGCGGCCAAAAAATATATTGAAAGCGAAGCTGGTCCGCAAGAAGCTACAGGCGGTAGTGATTGGAAAAAATACATGTTGCCACAATATCAAAGAAGAATTTTCTTTCCAGAATTGTGGAGCGAAGAAGAATTAGCCAATTGGGGCAAAGATGCTTTGTAA
- a CDS encoding FKBP-type peptidyl-prolyl cis-trans isomerase: MTIENNHVVAVNYKLHTIEANGEKIFVEETTTENPLTYLHGVGMMIPKFEDEMNGLAAGDKKSFTISPEEGYGPIDPNALAQLPLEMFSESGLPPVGAMLPLTDDQGNQFRAVVAEVNDHAVVADLNHPMAGKTLNFDVEVVATRPATEEELAHGHAHGIDGTETH, from the coding sequence ATGACAATAGAAAACAACCACGTAGTTGCAGTAAACTACAAATTGCACACGATTGAAGCAAACGGCGAAAAAATATTTGTGGAAGAAACTACAACAGAAAATCCATTAACATATTTACACGGTGTGGGTATGATGATTCCTAAATTCGAAGACGAAATGAATGGTTTGGCTGCAGGCGATAAAAAATCGTTCACTATTTCTCCGGAAGAAGGTTACGGACCTATTGACCCAAATGCTTTGGCACAGTTGCCTTTAGAAATGTTTAGCGAGTCGGGCTTACCACCAGTTGGTGCAATGTTGCCGCTGACAGATGACCAAGGAAACCAATTCCGTGCTGTGGTTGCAGAAGTAAACGACCATGCTGTGGTTGCAGATTTAAACCACCCAATGGCTGGTAAAACTTTAAACTTTGATGTAGAAGTGGTGGCTACTCGCCCCGCTACGGAAGAAGAATTAGCACACGGACATGCGCATGGTATCGATGGTACTGAAACACATTAA
- a CDS encoding PDDEXK nuclease domain-containing protein: MTNNLSNTKFFSQIVDLLQSARSNVVRAINQTMVLTYFEIGRMIVEEEQGGKERAAYGKQLLKELSKVLTKEFGRGFSVQNLERMRSFYLAYSISSTALRISKKGQTMSDELQNEKSQTISAQFHLSWSHYLKLLRIDDENERKFYEIEAVKNNWSVRELERQYDSALYTRLALSRDKEKVKELSKKGLIIKKPKDAIKDPYILEFIGLPAHSSYTENQLEEEIINKLEHFLLELGSGFTFVARQKRISFDDKHFWIDLVFYNRILKSFVLIDLKIGELKHQDIGQMQMYVNYYDREVRLEDENKTIGIILCQNKSEAVVEFTLPENNEHIFASRYKTVLPSKEDLKSLIKEQ; this comes from the coding sequence GTGACTAACAATCTTTCAAATACAAAATTCTTTTCCCAAATTGTTGATTTATTGCAATCGGCAAGGAGTAATGTAGTGCGTGCCATTAATCAAACAATGGTATTGACTTACTTTGAGATAGGAAGAATGATTGTTGAAGAAGAGCAGGGAGGAAAAGAAAGAGCCGCATACGGAAAACAACTTTTAAAAGAGTTATCGAAAGTGCTAACCAAAGAATTTGGACGAGGTTTTTCTGTTCAGAATTTAGAAAGAATGCGGTCTTTTTATTTAGCGTATTCAATATCCTCAACAGCGTTGAGGATTTCTAAAAAAGGTCAAACAATGTCTGACGAATTGCAAAATGAAAAATCGCAGACGATATCTGCACAATTCCATTTAAGTTGGTCGCACTACTTAAAGTTATTGCGAATAGACGATGAAAATGAACGCAAATTTTACGAAATTGAAGCCGTAAAAAACAATTGGAGTGTACGGGAATTGGAACGTCAGTACGATTCTGCACTATACACTCGGTTGGCTTTAAGCAGAGATAAAGAAAAAGTAAAAGAACTTTCGAAAAAAGGGTTAATTATCAAAAAACCAAAAGACGCGATTAAAGATCCATATATTTTAGAATTTATTGGTTTGCCAGCTCATTCTTCTTACACTGAAAATCAACTTGAAGAAGAAATTATTAACAAATTAGAACATTTTCTACTAGAGTTGGGCAGCGGATTTACATTCGTGGCAAGACAAAAGCGTATTTCATTCGATGATAAACATTTTTGGATTGATTTAGTATTTTACAACCGTATTCTAAAATCTTTCGTTTTAATCGATTTAAAGATAGGTGAATTAAAGCATCAAGATATCGGCCAAATGCAAATGTATGTGAATTATTACGACAGAGAAGTTCGGTTAGAAGACGAAAACAAAACCATAGGAATTATTCTTTGTCAGAACAAAAGCGAAGCGGTAGTTGAGTTCACACTACCTGAAAACAATGAGCATATTTTTGCAAGCAGATACAAAACCGTACTTCCAAGCAAAGAAGATTTAAAATCACTCATAAAAGAACAATAA
- a CDS encoding VF530 family protein, with the protein MTNKDPLHGMTLQKILEEMVEFFEGWTAMGKEIPINCFTKNPSIKSSLTFLRKTPWAREKVEQLYIKIYPHLKKNNL; encoded by the coding sequence ATGACAAATAAAGATCCATTACACGGAATGACGCTTCAAAAAATACTCGAAGAAATGGTAGAATTTTTTGAAGGATGGACCGCAATGGGCAAAGAAATTCCCATTAATTGCTTCACGAAAAACCCAAGTATTAAATCATCGCTGACTTTTTTGCGAAAAACGCCTTGGGCACGCGAAAAAGTAGAACAATTGTACATTAAGATTTATCCGCATTTAAAGAAAAACAATTTGTAA
- the pgi gene encoding glucose-6-phosphate isomerase yields MPLLKINPTETQAWQKLRQHFYEVQFVKMQQLFAENPNRINEFHIVWNDFLIDFSKNRITNTTIDLLTELADEVQLKAGIEALIKGETINETEGRKVLHTDLRQLTNNQNQEVAAALDQIQLFTENVIKGHLKGSTGLPFTDVINIGIGGSDLGPKLVTEALTDYKNHLNVHYISNIDNDSIQSLKNKLNPATTLVVIVSKSFTTLETISNANIFKQWLLQNNLKTQDHLVAVSSNIPEAVNYGIETQNIFPMWDYVGGRYSLWSAVGVSTALAIGFNHFKELLNGAHEMDVHFAQTPFKQNIPVVLALLSVWYNNFFCFETEAVVPYVDKLKMLPAYLQQVVMESNGKSVDRGGNPVNYETGTIVWGEVGTNSQHAFFQLFHQGTKIIPTDFIGFVNAFNPSDLHDLLMANFFAQTEALMNGKEGKYHTEATNDKNAVYKEFKGNRPSNTILIDQLTPKSLGSLLAMYEHKTFVQGYIWNIYSFDQFGVEYGKVLANNIKAELQSEQIKQHDCSTTFLLKHYLKKKQ; encoded by the coding sequence ATGCCGTTATTAAAAATTAATCCAACCGAAACACAAGCGTGGCAAAAGCTGCGACAACATTTTTACGAAGTGCAATTTGTAAAAATGCAACAGCTTTTTGCAGAAAATCCCAACCGAATAAATGAATTTCATATTGTTTGGAACGATTTTTTAATTGATTTTTCTAAAAACCGCATCACCAATACTACCATTGATTTATTAACAGAATTGGCAGATGAAGTACAGCTAAAAGCAGGAATTGAAGCATTAATAAAAGGCGAAACAATCAATGAAACCGAAGGTAGAAAAGTGCTTCATACCGATTTACGCCAACTAACAAACAATCAAAATCAAGAAGTTGCCGCAGCATTAGACCAAATACAGCTATTTACAGAAAATGTGATTAAAGGCCATTTAAAAGGATCTACCGGCTTGCCTTTTACCGATGTAATCAATATTGGTATTGGCGGTTCCGATTTAGGACCCAAATTGGTAACCGAAGCTTTGACCGATTATAAAAACCATTTGAATGTACACTATATTTCAAATATTGACAATGACAGCATTCAATCGTTAAAAAACAAACTAAATCCGGCTACCACATTAGTGGTAATTGTTTCAAAATCGTTTACAACGTTAGAAACCATAAGCAACGCCAATATCTTTAAACAATGGTTGTTGCAAAACAATTTAAAAACACAAGATCATTTAGTAGCCGTTTCTTCGAATATTCCAGAAGCGGTGAATTACGGTATTGAAACCCAAAATATTTTCCCAATGTGGGATTATGTTGGCGGACGTTATTCTTTGTGGAGTGCAGTAGGCGTTAGCACTGCATTGGCTATTGGTTTTAATCATTTCAAAGAATTGCTAAACGGTGCCCACGAAATGGATGTGCACTTTGCCCAAACTCCTTTTAAACAGAATATTCCTGTAGTTTTGGCTTTGCTATCTGTTTGGTACAATAACTTTTTTTGCTTTGAAACCGAAGCCGTTGTGCCGTATGTTGATAAATTAAAAATGCTTCCCGCCTACCTGCAACAAGTGGTTATGGAAAGCAACGGAAAAAGTGTGGACCGCGGCGGAAACCCTGTAAATTATGAAACCGGAACCATTGTTTGGGGCGAAGTGGGTACGAATTCACAACACGCATTTTTTCAGTTATTCCATCAAGGAACAAAGATTATTCCTACCGATTTTATTGGCTTTGTAAATGCATTTAACCCAAGTGATTTGCACGATTTATTAATGGCAAATTTCTTTGCACAAACCGAAGCATTAATGAACGGAAAAGAAGGAAAATACCATACCGAGGCAACTAACGACAAAAACGCTGTTTATAAAGAATTTAAAGGCAATCGCCCATCAAACACCATTTTAATTGACCAATTAACCCCTAAATCATTGGGAAGTTTATTGGCAATGTATGAACACAAAACATTCGTGCAAGGTTATATTTGGAATATTTACAGTTTTGATCAATTTGGTGTGGAATATGGAAAAGTACTGGCAAACAATATCAAAGCAGAACTGCAATCAGAACAAATCAAACAACACGATTGTTCGACCACTTTTTTGTTGAAACATTATTTAAAAAAGAAACAATAA
- a CDS encoding DUF3108 domain-containing protein has product MKNNILAILFFLTTALTFGQSSAFKSGEYFKFQVSYGFINAGIATLELKETTYNGKKVYHAKGDGYTTGLSKAFFKVKDDYQSYFDINTGQPYRFIRKINEGGYTKNQEGFVNNANNTILLKDYKAKSQKTYNVSDNIQDVISAFYYLRNHDKIDNVKVGETIQIDMFFDDETFKFKLKFMGYEKIKTKFGTVNAMKFRPYVMSGRVFKEEESLTLWVSNDENKVPLKIQASLLVGSLKAELIQYKNLKTNLKVVK; this is encoded by the coding sequence ATGAAAAACAACATTTTAGCTATTTTATTTTTTCTAACAACCGCATTAACATTCGGGCAATCATCTGCTTTTAAGTCGGGCGAGTACTTTAAATTTCAAGTGTCGTATGGCTTTATAAATGCAGGTATTGCAACATTAGAATTAAAGGAAACCACCTACAACGGAAAAAAAGTATATCACGCAAAAGGCGATGGTTACACCACTGGATTGTCTAAAGCATTTTTTAAAGTAAAAGACGATTACCAAAGTTATTTTGACATCAACACGGGGCAACCGTATCGTTTTATCAGAAAAATCAACGAAGGGGGTTACACCAAAAACCAAGAAGGTTTTGTAAACAATGCCAACAACACCATTTTACTGAAAGATTACAAAGCAAAAAGCCAAAAAACATACAATGTTTCAGATAATATTCAAGACGTTATTTCTGCTTTTTACTATTTGCGTAATCATGACAAAATAGACAACGTGAAAGTAGGCGAAACCATACAAATTGATATGTTTTTTGACGACGAAACCTTTAAATTTAAACTAAAATTTATGGGTTATGAAAAAATTAAAACTAAATTTGGTACGGTAAACGCCATGAAGTTTCGTCCGTATGTAATGTCGGGGCGTGTTTTTAAAGAAGAAGAAAGTTTAACTCTTTGGGTTTCAAACGATGAAAACAAAGTTCCGTTAAAAATTCAGGCAAGCTTACTTGTGGGTTCTTTAAAAGCAGAATTAATTCAATACAAAAATTTAAAAACCAATTTGAAAGTCGTAAAATAA
- a CDS encoding acyl-CoA carboxylase subunit beta yields the protein MNTNFDILNKKLAETKLGGGQKRIDAQHAKKKLTARERIEYFFDEGSFEEIGAFVTHRTKDFGLDKEHYLGDGVITGYGTVNGRLVYAFAQDFTVFGGALSETHAEKICKVMDMALKVGAPMIGLNDSGGARIQEGVRSLGGYADIFFRNVQASGVIPQISAIMGPCAGGAVYSPAMTDFTMMVEGSSYMFVTGPNVVKTVTNETVSAEELGGASTHSTKSGVAHTTSANDIECLEDVKQLLSYIPQNNQEVVEDLPYELGDEIREQLNNIVPDNANKPYDMHDVINNVIDEDSFYEIHKNYAENIIVGFARIGGKSVGIVANNPMFLAGCLDVNSSIKSARFVRFCDAFNIPLLVLVDVPGFLPGTDQEWNGIIVHGAKLLYALSEATVPKVTVITRKAYGGAYDVMNSKHIGADMNFAWPGAEIAVMGAKGASEIIFKREIAEAADPAAKLAEKEAEYAEKFANPYRAAQRGFIDEVIFPQDTRRKLIKAFKMLENKEVATPNRKHGNIPL from the coding sequence ATGAATACAAATTTTGATATTTTAAATAAAAAATTAGCCGAAACCAAATTAGGTGGCGGTCAAAAGCGTATCGACGCGCAACATGCAAAAAAGAAATTAACGGCTCGTGAACGTATCGAATATTTTTTCGATGAAGGGTCGTTTGAAGAAATTGGTGCATTTGTCACACACCGTACCAAAGATTTTGGTTTAGATAAAGAACATTATTTAGGCGATGGTGTGATTACAGGATATGGAACCGTAAATGGACGTTTGGTGTATGCTTTTGCACAAGATTTCACCGTTTTTGGAGGCGCATTGTCTGAAACACATGCAGAAAAAATCTGTAAAGTAATGGACATGGCATTGAAAGTGGGTGCACCCATGATTGGATTGAACGATTCGGGTGGCGCGCGTATTCAAGAAGGGGTGCGTTCGTTAGGTGGTTATGCCGATATTTTCTTTAGAAACGTACAAGCATCAGGAGTTATTCCACAAATTTCAGCCATTATGGGACCATGTGCAGGTGGTGCGGTTTATTCACCAGCAATGACCGATTTTACCATGATGGTTGAAGGATCTTCGTATATGTTCGTTACCGGTCCAAACGTTGTGAAAACCGTTACCAACGAAACCGTTTCGGCAGAAGAATTAGGAGGAGCATCAACCCATTCTACCAAATCAGGTGTTGCGCATACCACTTCGGCTAACGATATTGAGTGTTTAGAAGATGTAAAACAACTATTGAGTTACATTCCGCAAAACAATCAAGAAGTGGTAGAAGATTTGCCTTATGAATTGGGTGATGAAATCCGCGAACAATTGAACAATATTGTGCCCGATAATGCCAACAAGCCTTATGATATGCACGATGTAATCAACAATGTAATCGATGAAGATTCTTTTTACGAAATTCATAAAAATTATGCCGAGAATATTATTGTAGGATTTGCACGTATCGGTGGAAAATCGGTTGGTATTGTAGCCAACAATCCGATGTTTTTGGCAGGATGTTTAGATGTGAATTCATCGATAAAATCGGCTCGATTTGTGCGTTTTTGCGATGCTTTCAACATTCCGTTATTAGTATTGGTTGATGTACCAGGATTTTTACCAGGAACCGATCAAGAATGGAACGGAATCATTGTTCATGGTGCCAAATTATTATATGCATTGTCTGAAGCTACTGTACCAAAAGTGACTGTAATTACGCGTAAAGCTTATGGTGGAGCTTACGATGTAATGAACTCTAAACACATTGGTGCCGATATGAATTTTGCATGGCCAGGAGCCGAAATTGCTGTAATGGGAGCAAAAGGTGCATCGGAAATCATCTTTAAACGCGAAATTGCCGAAGCAGCAGATCCAGCAGCCAAATTAGCAGAAAAAGAAGCAGAATATGCCGAAAAATTTGCGAACCCGTACCGTGCCGCACAACGCGGATTTATCGATGAAGTCATCTTCCCACAAGATACCCGACGCAAATTAATCAAAGCATTTAAAATGCTTGAAAATAAAGAAGTAGCCACACCAAACCGCAAACACGGAAACATTCCGTTGTAG
- a CDS encoding acetyl-CoA carboxylase biotin carboxyl carrier protein subunit, whose protein sequence is MNNTLKVSVNKEHNFEISEKQMLAADAVSLDQENFHVLHNNTSYHAKIVHTDFINKTYKVLVNNNEYVVQIANHLDQLIKEMGFEVGKTKLINAIKAPMPGLILEINVSVGQEVNEGDNLLILEAMKMENSFDSPRAGIIKSIAVEKGQAVEKGQLLIEFE, encoded by the coding sequence ATGAATAACACACTTAAAGTCTCTGTAAACAAAGAACACAACTTTGAAATTTCAGAAAAGCAAATGCTTGCAGCCGATGCAGTGAGTTTAGATCAGGAAAACTTTCATGTGTTGCACAACAATACATCGTATCATGCAAAAATTGTGCACACCGATTTTATCAATAAAACCTATAAGGTTTTGGTAAACAACAATGAATATGTAGTACAAATTGCCAACCATTTAGACCAACTGATTAAAGAAATGGGCTTTGAAGTAGGTAAAACTAAATTGATAAATGCCATAAAAGCACCAATGCCGGGGTTGATTTTAGAAATCAATGTGAGCGTTGGGCAAGAAGTGAACGAAGGTGATAATTTATTGATTTTAGAAGCCATGAAAATGGAAAACAGTTTCGATTCGCCTCGTGCCGGAATCATTAAATCAATTGCAGTTGAAAAAGGTCAGGCAGTTGAAAAAGGTCAGTTATTAATTGAATTTGAATAA
- a CDS encoding peptidoglycan DD-metalloendopeptidase family protein, which produces MKRFQIILYITIVAVLFSCGKKQSESEFAEVVKNEKEETIPEFAYGFPLNEYHIERDTVERGDNLGMILAHHNYDATEIHDIVSKVKDSFDVRKIKAGKTFTLLKSKDALSKLEILIYQPDNMGFQVIDFRDSIHAYTVNYPVSYKVRTIAGEIEGSLSESIQKEGLDPGLATALAKRFAWSVDFFKFKRGDQFALSVREKFINDSIYVGTEEILGAYFNYDGKDVYGFPYKQPGETETQFYDENGKQMRTMFLKSPLKYFTITSKFSKSRFHPVQKRFKAHNGTDYAAPHGTPIMTTAAGVVIETGRTSGNGNYVKVKHNNMYTTQYLHMSKILVRRGQRVNQGDIIGKVGSTGLATGPHVCYRFWKNGVQVDPLKQKLPTSLAMDQSDIAHFKAQIQPVKKAIDDKITEKFN; this is translated from the coding sequence ATGAAACGTTTTCAAATCATATTATATATAACCATTGTTGCTGTACTTTTTTCGTGTGGTAAGAAACAGTCCGAGTCTGAATTTGCCGAAGTGGTTAAAAACGAAAAAGAAGAAACAATACCCGAATTTGCGTATGGTTTTCCATTAAACGAATACCATATAGAACGCGATACAGTAGAACGTGGCGATAATTTAGGTATGATTTTGGCGCATCATAATTACGATGCCACTGAAATACACGACATTGTAAGTAAAGTAAAAGATTCATTTGATGTTAGGAAAATTAAAGCCGGCAAAACATTTACGCTTTTAAAATCGAAGGATGCGTTATCTAAATTAGAAATACTTATTTATCAGCCCGATAATATGGGGTTTCAGGTTATTGATTTTCGAGATTCCATTCATGCATATACAGTAAATTATCCGGTTTCCTATAAAGTGCGAACCATTGCAGGCGAAATCGAAGGATCGCTTTCAGAATCTATTCAAAAAGAAGGTTTAGACCCTGGATTGGCAACAGCTTTGGCGAAGCGATTTGCTTGGAGCGTGGATTTCTTTAAGTTTAAAAGAGGAGATCAATTTGCATTATCCGTGCGCGAAAAATTTATTAATGATTCTATTTATGTGGGAACCGAGGAAATTTTAGGTGCATATTTTAACTATGATGGCAAAGATGTATATGGATTTCCGTACAAACAACCCGGCGAAACCGAAACTCAGTTTTACGATGAAAACGGCAAGCAAATGCGAACCATGTTTTTAAAATCGCCTTTAAAATATTTCACCATCACTTCAAAATTTTCCAAAAGCAGGTTTCATCCCGTTCAAAAGCGTTTCAAAGCACACAACGGTACCGATTATGCAGCACCGCACGGAACACCCATCATGACCACCGCAGCAGGTGTGGTAATAGAAACCGGACGCACATCGGGCAATGGAAATTACGTGAAAGTTAAGCACAACAACATGTACACCACGCAATATTTGCACATGTCTAAAATCTTGGTTCGCCGCGGACAGCGCGTTAATCAAGGCGATATTATTGGTAAAGTTGGCAGCACAGGTTTGGCAACAGGTCCGCATGTTTGCTATCGTTTTTGGAAAAATGGTGTACAAGTAGATCCGTTAAAACAAAAATTACCAACGTCATTGGCAATGGATCAAAGCGATATTGCTCATTTCAAAGCACAAATACAACCTGTAAAAAAAGCAATCGATGATAAGATTACAGAAAAATTTAATTAG